The Papaver somniferum cultivar HN1 unplaced genomic scaffold, ASM357369v1 unplaced-scaffold_107, whole genome shotgun sequence genome includes a region encoding these proteins:
- the LOC113328390 gene encoding F-box protein At3g07870-like, whose product MHLNHQLNHLYCDDDGGNDNIAAKVEPCLFFACRIDDPDISKESIIYNEKYIYNQHLKRIYHPPMHNEFLCDHLVGSCNGLVCAFQFHHLVLDPIYICNPLTREYVYLPQLVVKKEEVVPDFIDGGEVEMHHNTACGFGYVRSTNEYKIVRIHYPKNAEGDVEVYTLGSGCGWRAIGRVPYHLSTLRGGKGTYANDVIYWTSGNKVVAFDLADEEFRLLSVPPCMQNLKHGDKCGLAVLGRHLCLYVDNKLWKSGP is encoded by the coding sequence ATGCACCTCAATCACCAGCTGAACCATCTCTACTGTGATGACGACGGCGGCAATGATAATATAGCTGCTAAGGTGGAGCCATGTCTCTTTTTTGCATGTCGCATTGACGATCCAGACATCTCAAAAGAATCTATCATTTACAATGAGAAATACATTTACAATCAACATCTCAAAAGAATCTATCATCCTCCTATGCACAACGAATTTTTATGTGATCACTTAGTTGGCTCATGCAATGGTTTGGTTTGTGCATTTCAATTCCACCATTTAGTTTTAGATCCCATCTATATTTGTAATCCCCTTACCAGAGAATACGTTTATCTTCCCCAACTAGTTGTCAAGAAAGAAGAGGTCGTTCCTGATTTTATAGACGGAGGAGAGGTTGAGATGCATCATAATACTGCATGCGGATTTGGGTACGTTAGGTCAACCAATGAGTACAAGATTGTTAGAATCCATTACCCAAAAAATGCAGAAGGAGATGTtgaagtatacacacttggcagtgGCTGTGGGTGGAGAGCGATAGGTAGAGTTCCCTATCACCTGTCGACTCTGAGGGGGGGTAAGGGTACCTATGCCAACGATGTGATTTATTGGACTTCGGGCAACAAAGTTGTGGCCTTTGACTTGGCTGATGAGGAGTTTCGATTGCTATCTGTGCCTCCTTGTATGCAAAACCTTAAGCATGGAGATAAATGTGGACTTGCAGTGCTAGGAAGGCATTTGTGCCTTTACGTGGATAATAAATTATGGAAATCTGGTCCCTGA